CAACATAATGTAGGATTAAGAACGGATTTAATGGATGCTTGTCCGAAAGCTGAAGGTATGATGATGATGATTCGATCGATGTCACCGGATATTCTAGTCGTTGATGAAATTGGGAGCAAAAAAGATGTACAGGCATTAATGGAGGCAATTCTCGCAGGGGTTATCGTGATTTGTTCTGTGCATGGACAAACCCTTGAAGAAATTAAAAAGCGCCCTTCCCTGCAACCACTATTTCAACAGGATGTTTTTAAACGGTTTGTACTTTTGGAAAGACAACAACAGCCGGGAATTATTAAGGAAATATATGATCAAAATGGCATCAGCATTCTGGAAAAAGAGAGGTGCTTGGCAAATGGAGTGGATAGGAGCACTTCTATTCATCGGCACCACTACATGGATAGGTTTTGAAATTAGTAACAAACTGCGAGATCGTCCTAAACATATTCGTCAACTCAAAAACGCTCTGCAAATATTAGAGGCTGAAATCCTTTATAGTCAATTGCCACTTAGGGATGCATTTGACAGTATAGCAAAACAATTACCAGATCCTACGAGAACCTTTTTTCAGGACCTCGCAATTAATCTGGATGAAAATAAAACGGACTTGTTCAGTGTATGGAGTCAACATATGGAAATGCTTAACCGGATATCCGCAATTGGTAAGAATGAAAAAGAAATTCTTAACCAGTTTGGCCGGACACTCGGCCAGCATGACTTTAATCAGCAACAAAAGCATATTCAATTAGCTGTACATCATTTAGACCGCGAGTTGGAGGAAGCGCGGGATAATGAAATGAAATATAGTAAGATGGCCAAAAGCCTGGGCGTATTAAGTGGTTTATTCATTGTCCTTCTACTCATTTAGTAAGGAAAGGGGTACATCAATGCTTACGGATGCATCCATATTATTTCAAATAGCTGGAATCGGAATTATCGTAGCTTTAATTCACACCATTTTAAAACAGATGGGAAAAGAAGAAATTGCCCAGTTTGCAACGCTGGTTGGTTTTATTATTGTTCTCATCATTGTTATTAATGGTTTAGCCGATCTATTTCAACAGATTAAATCCGTATTCCTCTTTCAAGGATAGATTCACATGGACATATTACAGATTGTAACGTTGGGGATAATTTCAAGTATTTTATTTATTATTTTAAAAGATACACATGCTTCTATTGCTTATCTTTTAATCATTTTGACCGGAATCGTTATATTATCGGTAATTATTACCCAAATCGGTTCCGTATTAAAGTTAATTGACTCGCTAGGCGAAAAGGCCTCGATAGACGGCATTTATATGGAAACGATTCTTAAGATAATTGGAATTGCCTACATTGCTGAAATAGGCGCAAACATCACCCGTGACGCGGGACTTGCATCGATTGCTTCAAAGATCGAGCTTGCTGGGAAAGTATTCATTTTATTATTGGCAGTTCCGATCATTTCGGCGGTAATAGAAGCAATTCTGAACTTTTTACCAGTAAGCTAAGTTCAAAGCCTTAAGAACTTAGGAAGGGAGTAGTAATTATGGATGGGATGTTCTAAATGTTTTGTAATTATTGCAGTTATCATTGTCATTCTATCGTTTGCAGGCACTGTTTCAGCATCCACATCCACACCAATTACGGAGATCGAAACGGATGTCCTTGACAAGGTGTCATTAGAAGGTATTCAGCAGCATTGGAATAAATTAATTGGTGAGTATGGTGGATATTTACCGGCCCTTGAAAAATCAAGTTTATATGAGTTTATAAAAAGCAATGGAGACTTCTCTGTAAAGAACACCGTACTAGGGCTAGGAGAATATTTATTTCATGAAATAATTGTAAACGGAAAACTGTTGGGGATGTTGCTTATGTTGACCTTGTTTTCCGTTTTATTACAAACGATGCATACTGCCTTTGAGAAAAGTATGGTCAGTAAAATAGCTTACTTTACAGTCTATCTTGTTTTATTATTTATTGCGGTAAATAGTTTTTATTTGGTCTTTTCCTATACTAAAGACGCGATCGATGCAATGAGTAGCTTTTTAATTGCTTTGCTGCCATTAATTCTTGGTTTAATGGCTACATTTGGCAGTTTGATAACCGTTTCCTTTTTTCACCCAATTATCATATTTTTAATTTTTGCTAGCGGGGTGCTTGTTTCCAATTTTATATTGCCCTTATTGTTTCTATCCGCCTTATTGCTGATAGTCTCAAGTTTGACTGACAGCTATAAAGTTACCCATTTAGCGAGTTTACTTAAATCCGTCAGTTTAGGAGTATTGGGTGTATTTTTAACAATATTCTTAGGCGTGTTATCCGTCCAGGGGGCTGCCAGTGCCATTCAGGATGGGGTGGCAATGAAAACGGCCAAGTTCATTACCGGAAACTTTATTCCAATTGTTGGAAGAACCTTTACGGATGCAGCGGATACGATTCTGAGTGCTTCATTGTTATTGAAAAACTCAGTTGGGATTGTTGGGCTAATCGTGATTGTGCTCATAGCTCTTTTCCCAGCACTAAAAATATTCGCGATAGCTTTTATCTATAAAATTGCTGCAGCAGTTTTACAGCCTATAGGGGATGGACCCATCATAACGAGTCTTAATGTAATTAGTAAACACATCATGTATATTCTCGCGTCATTAATAGCCGTCACCCTTATGTTCTTCCTGGCAATAGTAATCCTAGTTGTGGCTGGTAATATAACGTTAATGCTCAGGTAGGGGGCTAGGAATATGGATGCCATCGTCCAATGGATCACGCAAATAATTATCTTTATGCTTCTCGCAACGATTGTCGAATTACTGATTCCCGCAACATCCATGAAAAAATATATAAAGTTGGTGATTGCACTAATTTTAATCCTGATTTTTTTGAAACCTATTTTTTATTTATTTCATATAGATGTTAAAGAAGCCCTAACCGCTTCGTATGAAAGGCTTGAAAACTATAATGCAGATGAGAAAGATATGAAAAGTTTAATAGAATTTCAAAAAAATGAAATACAAGACAAACAATCTGCATATATTGAAGAACAAATGGCTGTCCAACTTATTGATCTTGCTAAGACCCCTTTACTAGAATCCTATCAAGCAGCAATTACCAACATTGAGTTTTCATTTGCATCAGAAAAAACACCAACGCGTAAAGAATTTGAGGATTTGGAGGAAGTCATTGTTTATATAAAACATGCAGAAGAAAGTGAGGAGGGTGTAAACATTGTAGATGAAGTAGTTATTAACACAAACACTCCAAAACGTAATAAGGACAGCCCAGAATTAGAAGAAATAGAAAACCTGTTACGGGATGTATGGGAAATTGAAAATAAAGAGGTAACTGTCATTTGGAAGGGGGGGACAACTTGAAAGAGTTTATCAAAAGATTTTTCCAAAACATGGATGGAAAAACAAAAGACAAGGTGCCAACTAAAAAGAGTAAATATTTAATTATCATCGGGGTCACTGGATTACTATTAATCATTATCGCAAATGTCTTCTCCAGTTCGTCACCAGATGAACCAGCACATGAACAAACAATTGGCAACACTGCAGTACAGCAGCCGGAAACCAAACCAACCCTGAGTAATAAGAAGTCTACAACTTCAAACGTTACAGATTTGGAAGAGAGTTATGAGAAGCAATTACAGGAACTGCTTGAAAAAATTAAAGGGGTCTCAGAAGTTGAGATTATGGTAAACCTCGATTCAACCAAAGTAAAAGTCTATGAGAAAAACCTAATTACAGGAAAACAGACTACCGAGGAAACAGATAAGAGTGGTGGAACACGGGAAATCGAGGATTATTCCAAGGAAACACAGGTTGTATTGGTTCGTCAGGGTGATAAGGAAGTACCTCTTTTAATACAAACGAAAAAGCCTGAAGTTAGAGGAGTATTCGTTATCGCTAAAGGTGTTGACCATGCAACAGTAAAAAAATGGGTGGTTGAGGCCGTTTCAAGGGTGTTAGATGTTCCAACGCATAGAGTTTCAGTAATGTCAAAAAGTTAGGGGAGATTAATTTATGTTGAAAAAACAAACTGTATGGTTACTAACAATGCTTAGCTTAATGATTGTACTAAGTGTTTACTACATGACATCGCCGGATATGGAAGACCAGGCATTTATTGACGAGGGACTTAAGCAAAATGATGATGTGGTTACTACAGGAGAAGGTACAGAGGGAGAGGCAAACGTTGAGGACATTGCAAATGTTGGACAAGAAGATGAGTTATTTACATCACTTCGTTTGGAAATTCAGGATTCACGCAGTGAAAGAAAGGACCGTCTGGCAGATGTCGTGGCATCAAGTTCAGCCACAACTGAGCAAAAGAATGAGGCCCTAAATGAAATGGATGTACTGGATCAACTTGCAACAAAAGAATCAGTTTTAGAAGAATCAATTTTAGCCAATACAGAGTATCAGGATGTACTGGTAAGATCTAACCAGGATCAGGTGCAAATTAATGTAAAGTCAGGCGAACTGACAAATCAGGAAGTCGTTCAAATTATGCAAATGGCACGTGATGAATTTGGTGAAATTCCAGTTAACGTTTATCACCAGCCAAAATCCGAATAACAAAAATTAATGAAATGACCCCAGATTCTGGGGCCATTTTTTTTAGCATTTTTGAACAAAGAGCGAAGGTGCAGTCCCCTTCAAATTGCACAGCAATTAGTGGGGGTTAGCCTTCGCGGTCTTGATATTTTGATCTTGGATATATTTTTTTATCATCTCCAATGGAGCACCACCAGTTGTTAGAATCAAATAACTTCTGTTCCAAAAGTAGGGCTTCCAATAATAAGAGCTAAGGAAATCTGCAAACTCTTTTCTGATATATCTAGAAGAAACTGTTTTAAAGCTATTAATGGAATTTGCCAGATTGATTTGCGGAGGTGCATCAAATAAAATGTGTAGATGATCTTCCTCGCTATTAAATTCAATAATGTCACAATTCCATTTAGAAAATAGATTATGGGCGACTTCTTCGAGTCGCTTTTTTATTGGTTCTGAAATAACTGGATGTCTATATTTCGTGGAAACAACTAAATGATATGTTAGCTTATAAGCAGCGTGTCTATTTTTGTTATAATGCATATTTGTCTCTCCTTATTGTTTTTTACAACTGATATGAGTTATAATAATTATATCATATAATTTAGAATAAACGGAAGGAGGGTTGTTCGATGAAGCAGGTCAAAACGATCAAAAATAAAATTTTATCGCACAGTGAAAAATCGTTCGAACCAACGCTTATTATTTATCGAGAAGCTTTAAAATTTACTGTCGATGTTGTCAATAAAGAATGGTCTATTCTTGAAGGTTCGAGTACAAAGGAAGCTATACGTATTATTGAAAAACTTATGCACCAAACGAAGAGCAACCCTTCTCCGAAATATAATTTTACGCTTTGTTTTTATAAGTTTCCTTCCTATCTTCGAAGGGCTGCAATCTCGAAGTCCTTTGGGATTGTGAACAGTTATCGTTCTAATTATAAAAATTGGGAGAATGAAAAGTCTAAAGCCATTGCCGACGGCAAGGCGTTTAATAAAAAACCTTCTAAGTTAGGTGTAGATTATAACGAGTTTCCTGTTTTTTATAAGGATAATATGTTTATTCGCACGGATGTTGATGAAGCGAAAATAAAAGTATATCTGAATCACGATTGGGTTTGGGTAAAAGTTAAGTTCAACAACAAAAACTTAAAAAACAGGAACATCACCGATTGGAAAGAAAATAATCCAACGCTTATTAAAGTTGGAAAAAAATATTTTATTAACTTTTCTTATGAAAAAGAGATCAAATTAAATAAAACGAAACTTAAAGATCAAACGATTATTTCCGTAGACTTAGGAATAACAAATTCCGCGGTTTGTTCAGTAATGCGTTCAGACGGAACTGTCATTGGCTGTAGGTTTATTAACCAGCCATTAGAAAAAGACCGCTTGAGAATAACTGTTAACAAACTTAAAAAAGCGCAGCGATTATCTGGTAAGATAGAAGCTCCAAATTACTGGAGAAAGATTAACGGATTACAGAATCATATCAAAGTAAATACTGCGGTAGAAATCGTCAAATTTGCTGACCTTCATCAAGCATCCGTCATTGTATTTGAGTACCTTGGAAAGATGAAACTCCCTTCAGGAGTTTATGGTGCAAAGCGCTTACGGCATAAGCTTCATTACTGGTCCAAAATAGGTATTCAATCCAAGGTTGAAGAAATGGCACATTACCGCGGTATTCGTATCCGCAGAGTGAATGCAAAATATACTTCCGCGCTTGCATTTGACGGTTCCGGTGAAGTGAAACGAAATAATAAAAAAGACCTCGCCACATTTAAGAGTGGTAAGGTCTATCACGCAGATTTAAGTGCGTCTTATAATATTGGCGCACGTTATTTCGTGCGAGAAATTTTAAAATCCTTTTCTGAGAAGAAAAGGTTACGTTTGAAGGCAAAAGTCCCTTCGATCGTAGCTAGAACACGGCTGACATTGGCTTCATTAATTAGCTTACATCAGGCACTTAGCACCAAAGGTGCTTTAACTAAAGCGTGATGATTGCTGTATTTAAGTCAATTGAAGCCCCTTCCAAATCTGTGATTTGGTGGGGGAGGTTCACTAGTTCATTGCTAATATCACCACAATTGTTAAATAGCGACGTGTACGCTGGGTTGTTTTCCGCTGCGGACCGTTGTGCACCTTAGGGCACGGCTTCAGTTTCCTCGAGAAACTTAACGAAGCCACTGAAAAAGATAAATATGGTACAAATATGTGGATCAATCATCGCATCTTGAATATACTGCGCGCACCTTAGGGCGAGTGACGAGCCTCCTTGCCCCGGCAAGGGGTAGCCGACGTTGCCCGCAAAGGGCGGTTTTAGTAGGGCCTCCTTAAATGCCGTCCTCCGGTGTCTCGCCGATCTCTCACTTCCCACAGGACAAGGAAAGCTTTCCTGAATAGGCATCGCACGAAGAAAAAGTGCATTTCTTTTTCGAGGAGTCTTTGTATATTCAAGAATCTAAGTTAAGGTGAAAAATGAAATTTTTAAAATCCACCACTTTTTCAGTGGCCTCATGATAGGTATAGGTGAGACCCCGCAGGGGGAAAGCTTTTTTAATGATATTATAAATGCTTTTGTATTGGGATTCGCTGGAAATACACTTACTCTTAGGTGAAACTATTCGCCAACAGGAATTATCATTGCTATAATAGAACTTGAAAACGGTTTTATTGCAGTATGGCGGGCAGTAATTACCTAGCTGAATGAAATTTCACTTTATGTATTTTTCCACGATGGGTTGAAGTTTTTATATGATTTAGCGTAAAATATTTACGGGAGTTATTTCTATTTGTTCGCATTTTTAAATAAAAGAAGGAGTGCCAAGCATGTTAAAAGTTCAAGAGATTCGCGAAATAATTAAACTAATTGATCAGTCAACCATCAACGAATTCACGTATGAATTAGATGGTGCTAAAGTATCTATGAAGAAAACTAGTGATGGTGAAGTTATTCAAATACCACAGCAAACTGTGAATAAAACCGAACAGCCAAAACAAGTACAGGAAGTAGAACAAACTGCTCCAAAAGAAGAAAAAGTGGAAAGCTCAGCTCCTGCTGTGGAAAACCCGGCTAATCAGGAGGCAAAAAAAGATTACGACTATGAAATTGTATCACCAATGGTAGGAACCCTATATAGTGCAGAGTCTCCGGAAAAAGATCCATATGTACAAACCGGAAGCAAGGTTGCAAATGATACGGTAGTCTGTATTGTGGAGGCAATGAAATTATTTAATGAAATCGAAGCCGAAGTAAGTGGAGAAATCGTTGAGATTTTAGTGGAAGATGGAGAGCTAGTTGAATATGGTCAACCACTATTTAGAGTAAAGGCTAAATAAGGGGATGGAACAAGTGATTAAAAAACTGTTAATTGCTAACAGAGGAGAAATAGCCGTACGAATTATCCGTGCGTGCAAGGAAATGGACATTGAAACTGTGGCTGTTTATTCTGAGGCTGATAAAGAGTCATTACATGTCCAATTAGCCGATGAAGCCTATTGTATAGGGCCGACCGCCAGTAAAGACAGTTACTTGAATTTTACAAATATCATGAGTGTTGCAACATTAACAAAGGTGGATGCGATCCATCCAGGTTATGGCTTTCTTGCAGAAAATGCCGATTTTGCAGAAATTTGCGATGCCTGCAATATTATCTTTGTCGGTCCGTCCGCTCAATCTATCCAAAAGATGGGAATAAAAGATGTTGCGCGGGAAACGATGAAGGCGGCTGATGTTCCAATTGTACCTGGTTCAGAAGGCATTATTGCAAATGAAGAAGAGGCGAAAAAGGTTGCCGATGAAATAGGCTATCCTGTAATAATTAAGGCGACTGCCGGTGGTGGCGGAAAAGGTATCCGGGTCGCACAAAATCAGGAAGAATTAATAAAAGGGATTCGTGTAACTCAAAAAGAAGCAGAGACTGCTTTTGGTAACCCCGGCGTTTACTTAGAAAAATTTATTGAGGATTTCCGTCACGTTGAAATTCAGATTCTTGCCGACAAACACGGTAATGTTGTTTATTTAGGTGAACGTGATTGTACAATTCAGCGCCGATTACAAAAATTGATTGAAGAATCACCTTCTCCTGCAATTACAGAGGACATACGAAAAAAAATGGGAGAAGCCTCTGTGAAGGCAGCTAAAGCCGTTAATTATGTTGGTGCTGGAACAATTGAATATATTTTTGACCGTAAAAGCAAATCATTTTATTTTATGGAAATGAATACCCGTATCCAAGTGGAACATCCGGTTACAGAAATGGTGACAGGAATTGATTTAATTAAAGAACAAATTAAAGTAGCAAACAACGAGAAATTGTCGTTCGGTCAAAAGGATATTACGTATGATGGTTGGGCAATTGAATGTCGGATTAATGCAGAAAATCCATTTAAGAATTTCATGCCATCACCAGGGAAAATTGAAATGTACCTACCACCTGGTGGATTTGGAGTAAGAATTGATTCGGCTGCATATCCCGGATATTCCATTCCGCCATATTACGATTCGATGATTGCAAAATTAATCGCCTATGGTTCGACAAGGGAAGATGCATTAAATCGTATGAAGCGGGCACTTGACGAATTTGTCGTAGATGGAATTCATACGACAATTCCTTTCCAGCGTTTAATCATGGAACATGAAGTGTTTGAAAACGGAGACTTTAATACGAAGTTTTTAGAAGAACACCCTATTTTGGAAAAAAAGTAACTGCCTGATTAAATAATTCGTTAAGGTGAAAATAAGGGAGTGTTACGATGAGTGAACAGCCTTTGTTAAATGTAAGTGAGGATAGTAGTTTGGGTACCGTTGAAATTGCTCCGGAAGTAATTGAAATTATTACCGGGATTGCATCATCAGAAGTGGAAGGCATTTCTTCTATGCGCGGAAACTTTGCTTCTGGAGTTGTCGAACGTTTTGGTAAAAAATCACTTAGTAAAGGTGTTAAGGTTGAGCTTACTGAAGCGGGGATTACAATTGATTTATACGTGGTATTGGATTTCGGTGTGACAATACCGAAAGTAGCGCAGGAGCTTCAAACGAATATTAGGCAGACATTAAAGAGTATGACAGCACTGGAAATTTCCGAAGTTAACGTTCATGTCGTCGGAATTCAGATGGAAATGAAAGAAAATACAGAAAATGAATAAAGTGAAACGGCTAAAGGGAAACAATCCTTTTGGCCGTTTTTTCTGTCTAGCATTGGTTTAATGTTCATGTTATTATTTGTAGAGATATGTTTAAAGGAGTAATGAATGATGAAACGGCACACAGCAAGAGAAAAGGCATTCCAGCTACTATTTCAAATGGATTTAAATGAATTTGATCCAAATGAAGAGTTACACGAACATCACGGCGAAGAGGAAATTGATTCCTTTTTGGAGACACTGGTTCAAGGAGTGGTTCAACAACAGACAACCATTGACGAGAACATTTCGTATCATTTGGAGAATTGGTCAATCAGGCGAATTGCTTCGGTTGAGAAAACAATCTTGCGTATAGCGACATATGAAATCTTGTA
This Virgibacillus phasianinus DNA region includes the following protein-coding sequences:
- the nusB gene encoding transcription antitermination factor NusB — its product is MKRHTAREKAFQLLFQMDLNEFDPNEELHEHHGEEEIDSFLETLVQGVVQQQTTIDENISYHLENWSIRRIASVEKTILRIATYEILYMEDIPTNVSINEAVELASKYGDEKSGKFVNGVLSKIIA
- the tnpA gene encoding IS200/IS605 family transposase; amino-acid sequence: MHYNKNRHAAYKLTYHLVVSTKYRHPVISEPIKKRLEEVAHNLFSKWNCDIIEFNSEEDHLHILFDAPPQINLANSINSFKTVSSRYIRKEFADFLSSYYWKPYFWNRSYLILTTGGAPLEMIKKYIQDQNIKTAKANPH
- the spoIIIAF gene encoding stage III sporulation protein AF is translated as MDAIVQWITQIIIFMLLATIVELLIPATSMKKYIKLVIALILILIFLKPIFYLFHIDVKEALTASYERLENYNADEKDMKSLIEFQKNEIQDKQSAYIEEQMAVQLIDLAKTPLLESYQAAITNIEFSFASEKTPTRKEFEDLEEVIVYIKHAEESEEGVNIVDEVVINTNTPKRNKDSPELEEIENLLRDVWEIENKEVTVIWKGGTT
- the spoIIIAD gene encoding stage III sporulation protein AD; this encodes MDILQIVTLGIISSILFIILKDTHASIAYLLIILTGIVILSVIITQIGSVLKLIDSLGEKASIDGIYMETILKIIGIAYIAEIGANITRDAGLASIASKIELAGKVFILLLAVPIISAVIEAILNFLPVS
- a CDS encoding Asp23/Gls24 family envelope stress response protein, which translates into the protein MSEQPLLNVSEDSSLGTVEIAPEVIEIITGIASSEVEGISSMRGNFASGVVERFGKKSLSKGVKVELTEAGITIDLYVVLDFGVTIPKVAQELQTNIRQTLKSMTALEISEVNVHVVGIQMEMKENTENE
- the spoIIIAB gene encoding stage III sporulation protein SpoIIIAB, whose protein sequence is MEWIGALLFIGTTTWIGFEISNKLRDRPKHIRQLKNALQILEAEILYSQLPLRDAFDSIAKQLPDPTRTFFQDLAINLDENKTDLFSVWSQHMEMLNRISAIGKNEKEILNQFGRTLGQHDFNQQQKHIQLAVHHLDRELEEARDNEMKYSKMAKSLGVLSGLFIVLLLI
- the accB gene encoding acetyl-CoA carboxylase biotin carboxyl carrier protein; translation: MLKVQEIREIIKLIDQSTINEFTYELDGAKVSMKKTSDGEVIQIPQQTVNKTEQPKQVQEVEQTAPKEEKVESSAPAVENPANQEAKKDYDYEIVSPMVGTLYSAESPEKDPYVQTGSKVANDTVVCIVEAMKLFNEIEAEVSGEIVEILVEDGELVEYGQPLFRVKAK
- the spoIIIAC gene encoding stage III sporulation protein AC: MLTDASILFQIAGIGIIVALIHTILKQMGKEEIAQFATLVGFIIVLIIVINGLADLFQQIKSVFLFQG
- a CDS encoding SpoIIIAH-like family protein; the encoded protein is MLKKQTVWLLTMLSLMIVLSVYYMTSPDMEDQAFIDEGLKQNDDVVTTGEGTEGEANVEDIANVGQEDELFTSLRLEIQDSRSERKDRLADVVASSSATTEQKNEALNEMDVLDQLATKESVLEESILANTEYQDVLVRSNQDQVQINVKSGELTNQEVVQIMQMARDEFGEIPVNVYHQPKSE
- the spoIIIAE gene encoding stage III sporulation protein AE codes for the protein MGCSKCFVIIAVIIVILSFAGTVSASTSTPITEIETDVLDKVSLEGIQQHWNKLIGEYGGYLPALEKSSLYEFIKSNGDFSVKNTVLGLGEYLFHEIIVNGKLLGMLLMLTLFSVLLQTMHTAFEKSMVSKIAYFTVYLVLLFIAVNSFYLVFSYTKDAIDAMSSFLIALLPLILGLMATFGSLITVSFFHPIIIFLIFASGVLVSNFILPLLFLSALLLIVSSLTDSYKVTHLASLLKSVSLGVLGVFLTIFLGVLSVQGAASAIQDGVAMKTAKFITGNFIPIVGRTFTDAADTILSASLLLKNSVGIVGLIVIVLIALFPALKIFAIAFIYKIAAAVLQPIGDGPIITSLNVISKHIMYILASLIAVTLMFFLAIVILVVAGNITLMLR
- the spoIIIAG gene encoding stage III sporulation protein AG, with the protein product MKEFIKRFFQNMDGKTKDKVPTKKSKYLIIIGVTGLLLIIIANVFSSSSPDEPAHEQTIGNTAVQQPETKPTLSNKKSTTSNVTDLEESYEKQLQELLEKIKGVSEVEIMVNLDSTKVKVYEKNLITGKQTTEETDKSGGTREIEDYSKETQVVLVRQGDKEVPLLIQTKKPEVRGVFVIAKGVDHATVKKWVVEAVSRVLDVPTHRVSVMSKS
- the accC gene encoding acetyl-CoA carboxylase biotin carboxylase subunit, with the translated sequence MIKKLLIANRGEIAVRIIRACKEMDIETVAVYSEADKESLHVQLADEAYCIGPTASKDSYLNFTNIMSVATLTKVDAIHPGYGFLAENADFAEICDACNIIFVGPSAQSIQKMGIKDVARETMKAADVPIVPGSEGIIANEEEAKKVADEIGYPVIIKATAGGGGKGIRVAQNQEELIKGIRVTQKEAETAFGNPGVYLEKFIEDFRHVEIQILADKHGNVVYLGERDCTIQRRLQKLIEESPSPAITEDIRKKMGEASVKAAKAVNYVGAGTIEYIFDRKSKSFYFMEMNTRIQVEHPVTEMVTGIDLIKEQIKVANNEKLSFGQKDITYDGWAIECRINAENPFKNFMPSPGKIEMYLPPGGFGVRIDSAAYPGYSIPPYYDSMIAKLIAYGSTREDALNRMKRALDEFVVDGIHTTIPFQRLIMEHEVFENGDFNTKFLEEHPILEKK
- a CDS encoding IS200/IS605 family accessory protein TnpB-related protein — protein: MKQVKTIKNKILSHSEKSFEPTLIIYREALKFTVDVVNKEWSILEGSSTKEAIRIIEKLMHQTKSNPSPKYNFTLCFYKFPSYLRRAAISKSFGIVNSYRSNYKNWENEKSKAIADGKAFNKKPSKLGVDYNEFPVFYKDNMFIRTDVDEAKIKVYLNHDWVWVKVKFNNKNLKNRNITDWKENNPTLIKVGKKYFINFSYEKEIKLNKTKLKDQTIISVDLGITNSAVCSVMRSDGTVIGCRFINQPLEKDRLRITVNKLKKAQRLSGKIEAPNYWRKINGLQNHIKVNTAVEIVKFADLHQASVIVFEYLGKMKLPSGVYGAKRLRHKLHYWSKIGIQSKVEEMAHYRGIRIRRVNAKYTSALAFDGSGEVKRNNKKDLATFKSGKVYHADLSASYNIGARYFVREILKSFSEKKRLRLKAKVPSIVARTRLTLASLISLHQALSTKGALTKA